In a single window of the Cydia pomonella isolate Wapato2018A chromosome 2, ilCydPomo1, whole genome shotgun sequence genome:
- the LOC133515348 gene encoding collagenase-like yields MHAFVIILLCATVGQAADWSGYHRRVGIPEAERIRQAEQTIFINKIVGGVIAPVYQHPYLAGLIMDLIGLPHTSACGGSVISSNRILTAAHCWNDGNFQAWRFTVVLGSAFLYHGGLRTVASSIAPHPHYNARTLANDVAILYLPTNIQFSHAIQPVVLPTGPWRNFDLHNIWAYASGYGRYSDVTNPTINTMVRNVFLRIITNEECSRVYGDIVTESNVCTCGQGGVGICRGDSGGPLIVQNAGQNVLVGVSSFVASDGCKLGHPSAFARVTSYVDWIRLHL; encoded by the coding sequence ATGCACGCGTTTGTGATCATTCTTCTGTGTGCCACTGTGGGCCAGGCGGCGGACTGGTCCGGCTACCATCGGAGGGTGGGCATTCCGGAGGCAGAAAGGATAAGACAAGCCGAACAAACCATTTTCATCAACAAAATCGTCGGTGGGGTGATCGCCCCCGTCTACCAACACCCGTACCTCGCCGGGCTAATCATGGACCTCATCGGGCTGCCCCATACCTCGGCTTGCGGGGGCTCCGTCATCTCCAGCAACAGGATCCTCACAGCGGCGCACTGCTGGAATGACGGCAACTTCCAAGCCTGGAGATTCACCGTCGTGCTCGGTTCAGCTTTCCTGTACCACGGTGGCTTGAGAACAGTTGCGTCCTCCATAGCACCCCATCCTCACTACAATGCCAGAACGCTAGCCAACGACGTCGCTATTCTATATCTTCCTACGAATATCCAGTTCTCTCATGCGATTCAACCAGTAGTGCTACCGACAGGGCCATGGAGAAACTTCGATCTACATAACATTTGGGCGTACGCGTCAGGATACGGAAGGTATTCTGACGTGACTAACCCTACTATAAACACTATGGTTAGGAACGTATTTCTTCGAATAATTACAAATGAAGAATGTTCTAGAGTGTACGGTGATATAGTAACCGAGTCAAACGTTTGTACGTGCGGGCAAGGCGGGGTAGGTATTTGCCGAGGCGACTCAGGAGGACCGCTGATTGTGCAGAATGCAGGACAAAACGTCTTGGTCGGAGTGAGCTCATTCGTCGCTAGCGACGGATGTAAGCTGGGACATCCGTCTGCTTTTGCCCGAGTCACTTCCTATGTGGATTGGATACGCTTGCATTTATAA